The following are encoded together in the Coffea arabica cultivar ET-39 chromosome 1c, Coffea Arabica ET-39 HiFi, whole genome shotgun sequence genome:
- the LOC140004602 gene encoding uncharacterized protein, with product MDEKITFGPRDAVPLASGNHETIVIDMVTNNYRVKKVYVDQGNAVDIMFYRVFKELGLEDGQLTPVRTPLMGYTGPPIHPEGMITLMVTVGQAPKCRTIPVNFVMVKQQSPYNVFLGRPALNALRAILSTFHLSVKFPTPGGIAEGREKVVAQMTCLEPYIPGEKTRQLGTQDEIEEFPLREDWPDQVIRIGALLPPEEKEGLNALLREYSQVFAWTVENMPGIPTDLAAHHLNIDPRFKSVKQKRRSSSQKGTM from the exons ATGGACGAGAAGATCACTTTCGGACCAAGGGATGCAGTTCCCCTAGCGTCTGGGAACCATGAGACCATCGTGATAGACATGGTCACCAACAACTACCGGGTGAAGAAGGTATATGTCGACCAAGGAAATGCGGTTGACATCATGTTCTATCGGGTGTTCAAGGAGCTCGGCTTGGAGGACGGGCAGCTGACCCCAGTTCGGACACCACTGATGGGTTACACCGGACCCCCTATCCACCCGGAGGGAATGATCACCCTGATGGTCACGGTAGGGCAGGCCCCCAAATGCCGGACCATCCCTGTCAACTTCGTCATGGTTAAGCAACAATCCCCATACAACGTGTTCTTGGGTCGGCCTGCTTTGAACGCTCTCCGAGCTATCCTCTCGACGTTCCACCTCAGCGTCAAATTCCCCACCCCGGGAGGAATAGCCGAG GGACGGGAGAAGGTGGTCGCCCAAATGACCTGCCTGGAGCCCTACATTCCAGGGGAGAAAACTCGGCAGTTGGGCACTCAAGACGAGATCGAGGAGTTCCCCTTGAGGGAAGACTGGCCCGACCAGGTGATTCGCATAGGCGCGTTGCTGCCTCCCGAGGAGAAGGAGGGCTTGAATGCTCTGTTAAGGGAATACTCTCAGGTCTTCGCCTGGACGGTTGAAAACATGCCCGGGATTCCGACCGACCTGGCGGCCCACCACCTCAATATAGATCCCCGCTTCAAGTCGGTGAAGCAGAAAAGGAGGAGTTCGTCCCAGAAAGGAACGATGTGA
- the LOC113720328 gene encoding uncharacterized protein: MATRQRPDESLRNFMTRFNVESLQVRDKDEKVVMAAFMNGLRVEELFYKLVEKPPRNLEELLTRAHEAANAEEAGRLKKESDRELGDRRGRGNPPESKDGSAKKNVFDRLSREKAPAPPPLPEKGYTPLTRPRAHILAVMEAEGLGGRPPKMGTPRNKRNQDRYCAFHRDVGHDTERCWALQKKIEDLIQQGVLGRFVRQGCPGQEPGHTYRGD, encoded by the coding sequence ATGGCTACCAGGCAGAGGCCCGACGAGTCCCTGAGAAATTTCATGACCCGTTTCAACGTGGAGAGTTTACAGGTCAGGGACAAAGATGAAAAGGTGGTCATGGCCGCCTTCATGAATGGACTCAGGGTAGAGGAGCTCTTCTACAAGCTGGTCGAGAAGCCTCCTAGAAATCTGGAGGAGCTCCTGACCAGGGCACACGAGGCCGCTAATGCGGAGGAGGCAGGCCGTCTGAAGAAAGAGTCAGATCGGGAGCTTGGAGATCGGAGGGGACGGGGAAACCCTCCCGAGAGCAAGGATGGCTCGGCCAAGAAAAACGTTTTTGACCGGCTCTCGAGGGAGAAAGCCCCTGCTCCGCCACCACTTCCGGAGAAGGGCTATACCCCCTTGACTCGGCCTAGGGCCCATATCCTGGCTGTTATGGAGGCGGAAGGCCTGGGAGGTCGGCCGCCCAAGATGGGGACACCTCGGAACAAGAGGAACCAGGACCGGTACTGCGCCTTCCACCGCGACGTCGGACACGACACGGAGAGGTGCTGGGCCCTGCAGAAGAAGATCGAAGATCTGATCCAGCAAGGGGTCCTGGGGCGATTCGTGCGGCAAGGTTGCCCCGGCCAAGAGCCCGGGCATACCTACCGCGGAGATTAG